One genomic segment of Kiritimatiella glycovorans includes these proteins:
- a CDS encoding tRNA dihydrouridine synthase — protein MSDSGTRPELWMAPMRGITTPEFRAVWRKHSGGLRGAVTPFIALSRTSRLRPERVRRHLGDPAPGWRVIPQALTSDSEPFLELAHIVADLGCDELNLNLGCPWKKIRKKGRGCGLLAHPDRLFSFLDTVCPRLPVSLSIKVRPGIERLDELDALVPRLNAYPLAHVTIHPRTAEQMYTGCADLETFRRLAQAFTAPVWYNGDLLSVRDFRRFRAALPRQRTWMLGRGLLIHPFLAEMIVGDRTVLPDYLPKLRAFHEDLLRVYCDELPPRSVTGRMKELWSYLAQGLPHGDAAFDRIKHARSPEELREAAARVLDEASR, from the coding sequence ATGAGCGATTCCGGAACACGACCCGAACTCTGGATGGCGCCGATGCGCGGGATCACCACCCCCGAATTCCGCGCGGTCTGGAGGAAGCACAGCGGGGGACTACGCGGCGCCGTGACCCCGTTCATCGCCCTCAGCCGAACCTCCCGCCTCCGACCCGAACGCGTGAGGCGTCATCTCGGCGACCCGGCACCCGGCTGGCGCGTGATCCCGCAGGCGCTGACGTCCGATTCCGAACCCTTCCTCGAACTGGCGCACATCGTCGCCGATCTCGGCTGCGACGAACTGAACCTGAACCTCGGGTGCCCTTGGAAAAAGATCAGGAAAAAGGGCCGCGGATGCGGGCTGCTCGCGCATCCCGACCGGCTGTTCTCCTTTCTGGACACCGTGTGTCCCCGTCTGCCCGTCTCCCTGTCGATCAAAGTCCGCCCGGGCATCGAACGGCTGGACGAGCTGGACGCCCTTGTTCCGCGGCTGAACGCGTATCCCCTCGCCCACGTCACGATCCATCCGCGCACCGCGGAGCAGATGTACACGGGTTGCGCCGACCTCGAGACGTTCCGCCGCCTGGCGCAGGCCTTTACGGCGCCGGTCTGGTATAACGGCGACCTCCTATCCGTCCGCGACTTCAGGCGCTTCCGCGCCGCCCTGCCCCGTCAGCGGACCTGGATGCTGGGCCGCGGCCTCCTGATCCATCCCTTCCTCGCGGAAATGATCGTTGGAGATCGAACGGTACTTCCCGACTATCTCCCGAAGCTGCGCGCATTTCACGAGGACCTGCTCCGGGTCTACTGCGACGAACTTCCGCCCCGCTCCGTCACCGGACGGATGAAGGAACTGTGGAGCTATCTCGCGCAGGGACTGCCGCACGGCGACGCCGCCTTCGACCGGATCAAACACGCCCGCTCGCCGGAGGAACTTCGCGAAGCCGCGGCGAGGGTGCTGGACGAGGCGTCCCGATGA